A genomic window from Silene latifolia isolate original U9 population chromosome 11, ASM4854445v1, whole genome shotgun sequence includes:
- the LOC141615225 gene encoding LOW QUALITY PROTEIN: GTP-binding nuclear protein Ran1A-like (The sequence of the model RefSeq protein was modified relative to this genomic sequence to represent the inferred CDS: substituted 2 bases at 2 genomic stop codons) yields the protein MLVPGKTTFVKRHLTGEFEKKYEPTIGVEVHPLDFTTDRGKLRFYCWDTAGQEKFGGLRDGYXXISLAECAIIMFDVTNITTYKNVPTWYHDICRVCENIPIVLCGNKVDVKNRQVKAKQVTFHKKKNLHYYEISAKSNYNYEKSFLYHARKLVGDPALKFESDYALAPPEVIIDPATQQQLEREANEAAMMPLPDEDDVFED from the exons ATGCTGGTGCCAGGGAAAACAACCTTTGTGAAGAGACATCTCACTGGAGAGTTTGAGAAGAAATATGAAC CAACAATTGGTGTCGAGGTTCATCCACTGGATTTCACGACAGACCGTGGGAAATTGAGGTTTTATTGTTGGGATACTGCTGGTCAGGAGAAATTTGGTGGTCTTAGAGATGGTTATTAGTAA ATATCCTTGGCCGAGTGTGCTATTATCATGTTTGATGTCACAAATATTACGACATACAAGAATGTTCCAACCTGGTACCATGATATTTGTCG AGTGTGCGAAAATATCCCGATTGTTCTATGCGGAAACAAGGTTGATGTGAAGAACAGGCAAGTGAAAGCAAAACAGGTTACATTCCACAAGAAGAAGAATCTGCATTACTATGAGATCTCTGCAAAGAGCAACTACAACTATGAGAAATCTTTCTTGTACCACGCCCGGAAGCTTGTTGG AGACCCTGCACTTAAATTTGAGTCAGACTATGCTCTTGCTCCACCAGAGGTTATTATTGACCCAGCAACTCAACAACA ACTTGAGAGAGAAGCCAATGAAGCAGCTATGATGCCCTTGCCAGACGAGGATGACGTATTCGAGGATTAA